One genomic region from Chiloscyllium plagiosum isolate BGI_BamShark_2017 chromosome 21, ASM401019v2, whole genome shotgun sequence encodes:
- the si:ch211-76l23.4 gene encoding uncharacterized protein si:ch211-76l23.4, producing MFLRLFVFFLILLPGVQGRKGVQSGEWNYKDGSDKVNMRGVANLTQILDNWRFDILTQMRDMLTNGHQSLLPDYARITPLSEALSDLFTEFNALKERLKDLTDKFTALEVTVDEMKANNNAPRLIPSGPRQKPNLPKRKLMVPKKKKVPQQ from the exons ATGTTCCTCAGACTCTTTGTCTTTTTCCTAATTCTCCTGCCAGGGGTGCAGGGCAGAAAAGGTGTTCAAAGTGGTGAATGGAACTACAAAGATGGAT CTGATAAAGTTAATATGCGCGGAGTTGCCAATCTGACACAGATACTGGACAACTGGAGATTTGACATTTTGACTCAGATGAGAGACATGCTGACGAATGGCCACCAGTCCCTCCTCCCAGACTATGCCAG AATAACACCTCTTTCAGAGGCACTTAGCGATCTATTTACTGAGTTTAATGCTCTAAAAGAACGACTGAAAGATCTGACCGACAAGTTTACTGCCCTGGAGGTGACTGTTGATGAAATGAAAGCGAATAATAATGCTCCACGTTTGATTCCAAGTGGACCCAGGCAAAAACCGAATCTACCAAAGAGAAAGCTGATGGTTCCAAAGAAAAAGAAGGTCCCCCAGCAATAA